A single window of Nocardia higoensis DNA harbors:
- a CDS encoding branched-chain amino acid ABC transporter permease: MDILLSRVFAGGTVGAIYVLVALCLVIVFRSSSTINFAQGEFALFTTYISWWLASHGIDIYLAIVPAILIGFVMGALAERWLIRPVRRRDETAVLIVALALFTGLNGLSGWIWGSDDRAYPRMLPHGEGSYIGLFGARLHYDTLVMLALMAAVVVALTLFFNRTSVGLQMRAVATDPVSASLCGVRVGRVLTLSWGMAGALGALAGALLIPLVPPGQLGLSGMFNVLIFATAAALLGGLDSVKGAVVGGLALGIGLALVNGYAGFLGGSLSLTTALVVIVAVLLVRPTGLFGARRLERV; encoded by the coding sequence ATGGACATACTCTTATCCCGCGTTTTCGCCGGCGGCACCGTCGGCGCCATCTATGTGCTCGTGGCGCTGTGCCTGGTCATCGTCTTCCGCAGCTCGTCCACGATCAATTTCGCGCAGGGTGAGTTCGCCCTGTTCACGACCTACATCAGCTGGTGGCTGGCCTCGCACGGCATCGATATCTACCTCGCGATCGTGCCGGCGATCCTCATCGGTTTCGTCATGGGAGCCCTGGCCGAGCGCTGGCTCATCCGTCCGGTGCGCCGCCGTGACGAGACCGCGGTGCTGATCGTCGCGCTGGCGTTGTTCACCGGGCTCAACGGTCTCAGTGGCTGGATATGGGGCTCCGACGACCGGGCCTATCCGCGTATGTTGCCGCACGGAGAAGGCAGCTACATCGGTCTGTTCGGCGCGCGTCTGCACTACGACACCCTCGTGATGCTGGCTCTCATGGCAGCGGTCGTCGTCGCGCTGACCTTGTTCTTCAATCGCACGAGCGTCGGTCTGCAAATGCGGGCGGTTGCGACCGATCCGGTGTCGGCCTCGCTGTGCGGTGTGCGCGTCGGGCGCGTACTGACACTGTCCTGGGGGATGGCCGGCGCCCTGGGCGCACTGGCCGGCGCACTGCTCATCCCCCTGGTTCCGCCCGGCCAGCTCGGCCTGTCGGGCATGTTCAACGTCCTGATCTTCGCGACGGCGGCCGCACTGCTCGGCGGATTGGACAGCGTCAAGGGCGCGGTCGTCGGTGGATTGGCACTGGGTATCGGCCTGGCCCTGGTCAACGGGTACGCCGGATTCCTCGGTGGATCGTTGTCACTGACCACGGCACTGGTCGTCATCGTCGCCGTCCTGTTGGTCCGTCCCACCGGCTTGTTCGGTGCCCGTCGTCTGGAGCGAGTATGA
- a CDS encoding ABC transporter substrate-binding protein, with translation MTNTVHRAGRAALLAGLAACLALTACNSTGNSADNAGSGGFVVNAEDCQDPEAAAAPIEGAITVGFSAPLSGPVAGPAELAGGGYKARIAAQNARGGIDGHQIEVVYRDDSFQPDKAKANATEFLQRTKVDILNTFGAGALGAMADDQNAACVPLLYPSSSAPQFQDMQTYPWTVQFLPSAAKETRFLVQYIQQKVPGARVGIAENSTASGVQQSAAFQASAKEAGLDIVLVTPDTDPNAAATALKEAGADVVYHAGVVGSCGVFDTARDRIGYKPELVVKASNCVNTPEYLTAGAAADGVVIPRYLKDPGDPAMVADPGVQTYLADMTGVADPNNAVTISGWLQADLMINTLQQAATSEQGLTRISIIEAARNQTYSSPMLTDGIEWVSTPDHPAGVNGFEPIAWSAAERRFLPAGPVVAIQ, from the coding sequence ATGACCAACACCGTGCATCGCGCCGGTCGGGCTGCCCTGCTCGCCGGACTCGCCGCCTGTCTCGCCCTGACGGCCTGCAATTCCACGGGCAACTCGGCGGACAACGCCGGATCCGGTGGATTCGTCGTCAACGCCGAGGACTGCCAGGATCCCGAAGCCGCCGCGGCGCCCATCGAAGGCGCGATCACCGTGGGGTTCAGCGCCCCGCTGTCGGGCCCGGTCGCCGGGCCCGCCGAGCTGGCCGGCGGCGGCTACAAGGCACGGATCGCCGCGCAGAACGCCCGCGGCGGCATCGATGGCCATCAGATCGAGGTCGTCTACCGTGACGATTCGTTCCAGCCGGACAAGGCCAAGGCCAACGCCACCGAGTTCCTGCAGCGCACCAAGGTAGACATTCTGAACACCTTCGGCGCGGGCGCGCTCGGCGCGATGGCCGATGATCAGAATGCCGCGTGCGTCCCGCTGCTGTACCCGAGCTCGAGCGCACCGCAGTTCCAGGACATGCAGACCTACCCGTGGACGGTGCAGTTCCTGCCGTCCGCGGCCAAGGAGACCAGGTTCCTGGTCCAGTACATCCAACAGAAGGTGCCGGGAGCGCGCGTCGGTATCGCCGAGAACTCCACGGCCAGCGGCGTTCAGCAGTCGGCGGCGTTCCAGGCCTCGGCGAAGGAGGCCGGCCTCGATATCGTGCTTGTCACGCCGGACACGGACCCGAACGCCGCGGCGACCGCGCTGAAGGAGGCGGGGGCCGATGTCGTCTACCACGCTGGCGTGGTCGGATCCTGCGGTGTGTTCGACACGGCCAGGGACCGGATCGGGTACAAGCCCGAACTGGTCGTCAAGGCCAGTAACTGTGTCAACACCCCCGAATACCTGACCGCGGGAGCTGCCGCCGATGGTGTCGTCATTCCGCGCTACCTCAAGGACCCGGGCGATCCGGCGATGGTCGCCGACCCTGGCGTGCAGACCTACCTCGCGGATATGACCGGTGTGGCGGACCCGAACAACGCCGTCACGATCAGTGGCTGGCTGCAAGCGGACCTGATGATCAACACCCTGCAACAGGCCGCGACATCGGAGCAGGGTCTGACTCGGATCAGCATCATCGAGGCCGCGCGGAACCAGACCTACTCCTCGCCGATGCTCACCGACGGCATCGAGTGGGTCAGCACCCCGGACCATCCGGCCGGTGTGAACGGATTCGAACCGATCGCGTGGAGCGCGGCCGAGCGGCGATTCCTGCCCGCCGGGCCGGTCGTCGCGATTCAGTGA
- a CDS encoding branched-chain amino acid ABC transporter permease, with protein sequence MKRPLVVERGSARYRALMAGGLFLLVALILWGSGLAPFELGQVTRVMIFAIAITGLNLATGYVGMLSVGHSAFFGLGAYTTGILVVSYDWQAFAAIPVAFVVCLVAGLLVGLPALRIRGLYLAMVTLAFAVAFPELVAHFSDLTGGSSGLMIRRADLTPPAWSGFTLGQKDLWLYWLTVALLIATVALIAALVRSRYGMALAAVRENEIAASASGVNIAVVKTTMFGLSGAVTGVAGALFAMYMGSLFAEGSFTLLAGITLLIGLVIGGERTIAGPVVGAVVVVYVPYLTAEVGAGQAASVLFAISLLAVIFLAPSGAVGGMTTLTRKFVVLAPRGRPKPPAPPAPDALPARSDATDAALSS encoded by the coding sequence ATGAAGCGTCCACTGGTCGTCGAACGCGGCTCGGCGCGATACCGAGCCCTGATGGCGGGCGGTCTGTTCCTGCTCGTCGCCCTGATCCTGTGGGGGAGTGGGCTGGCGCCGTTCGAGCTGGGGCAGGTCACCCGGGTCATGATCTTCGCTATCGCCATCACAGGACTCAATCTCGCGACCGGATATGTCGGCATGCTCTCGGTGGGGCACTCGGCGTTCTTCGGTCTGGGCGCCTACACCACAGGCATCCTCGTGGTGTCCTACGACTGGCAGGCCTTCGCGGCGATTCCGGTGGCCTTCGTGGTGTGCCTGGTGGCTGGTCTGCTGGTCGGCCTGCCCGCCTTGCGGATTCGGGGCCTCTACCTCGCGATGGTGACCTTGGCCTTCGCTGTCGCCTTCCCGGAACTGGTCGCGCACTTCTCCGATCTGACCGGCGGCTCCAGCGGTCTGATGATTCGCCGCGCCGATCTCACGCCACCGGCGTGGTCCGGCTTCACACTCGGACAGAAGGACCTGTGGCTGTATTGGCTGACCGTCGCCCTACTGATCGCGACCGTCGCCCTCATCGCGGCGTTGGTGCGCAGCCGCTACGGGATGGCCTTGGCCGCGGTGCGCGAGAACGAGATCGCCGCCTCGGCCTCCGGGGTGAACATCGCGGTCGTCAAGACCACGATGTTCGGCCTGTCCGGTGCGGTCACCGGGGTGGCGGGTGCCCTGTTCGCCATGTATATGGGCAGCCTGTTCGCGGAGGGGTCGTTCACCCTGCTCGCCGGTATCACTCTGTTGATCGGCCTGGTCATCGGGGGTGAGCGCACGATCGCCGGCCCTGTGGTGGGTGCCGTCGTGGTCGTCTACGTCCCGTACCTCACCGCGGAGGTGGGAGCGGGGCAGGCCGCCTCGGTGCTGTTCGCGATCAGCTTGCTCGCGGTGATCTTCCTCGCCCCTTCCGGCGCCGTCGGCGGAATGACGACGCTGACCCGCAAATTCGTGGTGCTCGCCCCGCGCGGACGTCCGAAGCCGCCCGCGCCGCCCGCACCCGATGCTCTCCCCGCTCGGTCCGATGCCACAGACGCGGCCCTGAGCTCTTGA
- a CDS encoding helix-turn-helix domain-containing protein, with protein MCSMSPQSPRKALSETVEQLRNASEETTSAKSDAASPLGHALNLLGDMWTLRIVMLIFVGRKRFQELREGLSISDPVLSRRLASLVDEGILYTREYQRNPPRHEYLLTPAGLDLWQVLAALWVWDRRWAGHQHRDATTRMVHLTCGHYARPVFGCGRCGAIGITIHDVSGRIDEDLLHDAAYRRSRRSPAVAAPSDGTALLGDRWSLFLLSDAFTGTHRFNDFQARLNISPVTLTQRLNVFVEAGLMTRENLSGGKRQEYRLTPKALDFFDVTTTINGWACRWLSEDGHSGLNLIHIPCGRDLQPQFTCNACNAVLERDTVRFQGRIDAP; from the coding sequence ATGTGCAGCATGAGTCCGCAGAGTCCGAGGAAAGCACTGTCGGAGACAGTCGAGCAGCTGAGGAACGCAAGCGAAGAAACTACATCTGCGAAAAGTGACGCCGCCTCACCTCTCGGGCATGCGCTCAACCTGCTGGGCGATATGTGGACGCTACGGATCGTGATGCTGATCTTCGTCGGCAGGAAGCGCTTCCAGGAGCTTCGCGAGGGCCTGAGCATCTCCGACCCCGTACTGTCCCGGCGCCTGGCCTCACTGGTCGACGAGGGAATTCTCTACACCCGCGAGTATCAGCGGAATCCACCGCGTCACGAGTACCTGCTGACCCCGGCCGGGCTCGACCTCTGGCAGGTCCTCGCCGCCCTCTGGGTGTGGGACCGGCGCTGGGCAGGCCATCAGCACCGCGACGCCACCACCCGCATGGTCCATCTCACGTGCGGACACTACGCGCGCCCGGTCTTCGGATGCGGTCGCTGCGGCGCGATCGGTATCACCATCCACGATGTCAGCGGCCGCATCGACGAGGACCTGCTGCACGACGCGGCCTATCGCAGATCCCGCCGGTCCCCCGCCGTGGCCGCCCCGTCCGATGGCACGGCACTGCTCGGCGATCGATGGTCGCTGTTCCTGCTCTCGGACGCGTTCACCGGGACGCACCGCTTCAACGATTTCCAGGCCCGGCTCAATATCTCCCCCGTCACGCTCACCCAGCGGCTGAATGTCTTCGTCGAGGCGGGTCTGATGACCCGGGAGAATCTCAGCGGCGGCAAACGCCAAGAGTACCGGCTGACGCCGAAGGCACTGGACTTCTTCGATGTCACGACCACGATCAACGGATGGGCGTGCCGATGGCTGTCCGAGGACGGTCATTCCGGCCTGAATCTGATCCATATTCCGTGCGGGCGGGACCTGCAGCCACAGTTCACCTGCAACGCCTGCAATGCCGTCCTCGAACGCGACACAGTCCGGTTCCAGGGCAGGATCGATGCCCCGTGA
- a CDS encoding ABC transporter ATP-binding protein yields the protein MLQISDVVVKFGGITALDHVGFTVGSGEICGLIGPNGAGKTSLFNCITRVYRPDGGTIRYGEVDVLGLRRYQVVKAGIARTFQNLALWPSLSVLQNIMVGAHGRATPRLLPSLFGWPGSLEATRGVERDAWALIDRLGLDDVAHHPAAGLPFGTLKRVELARALISRPTLLLLDEPAGGLTHSEVDELGGLIRELRTEYGFSALLVEHHMGLVMSLSDHVVAMNFGRTIADGAPEDVQRDSAVVAAYLGRAA from the coding sequence ATGCTTCAGATCTCCGATGTCGTCGTGAAGTTCGGCGGCATCACCGCGCTCGATCATGTGGGGTTCACGGTGGGTTCCGGAGAAATCTGCGGACTCATCGGTCCCAACGGTGCGGGCAAGACCTCGCTGTTCAACTGCATCACCCGGGTGTACCGGCCCGATGGGGGGACCATCCGATACGGCGAGGTCGATGTGCTGGGCCTGCGCCGCTATCAGGTGGTGAAGGCCGGAATCGCCCGCACCTTCCAGAATCTGGCGTTGTGGCCGTCGTTGTCGGTCTTGCAGAACATCATGGTCGGCGCGCACGGACGGGCGACACCGCGACTGCTGCCGTCACTGTTCGGCTGGCCGGGCTCGCTCGAGGCCACCCGCGGGGTCGAGCGGGACGCCTGGGCGCTCATCGATCGCCTGGGCCTCGACGATGTCGCCCATCACCCCGCGGCGGGCCTGCCGTTCGGCACCCTCAAACGGGTCGAACTCGCCCGTGCGCTGATCAGCCGGCCGACGCTGCTGCTGCTCGACGAACCCGCCGGCGGCCTGACCCACTCCGAAGTCGATGAACTGGGTGGGCTGATCCGGGAGTTGCGTACCGAATACGGCTTCAGCGCACTGCTGGTCGAACACCACATGGGCCTGGTCATGAGTCTGAGCGACCACGTCGTCGCCATGAATTTCGGCCGCACCATCGCCGACGGGGCGCCCGAAGATGTCCAGCGCGATTCCGCCGTGGTCGCCGCCTACCTGGGCAGGGCCGCATGA